One uncultured Gellertiella sp. genomic window carries:
- the phoB gene encoding phosphate regulon transcriptional regulator PhoB: MMPRVAVVEDEEAISELLRYNLEAEGFEVDAILRGDEAETRLRERVPDLLILDWMLPGVSGIELCRRLRQRPETERLPIIMLTARGEESERVRGLSTGADDYVVKPFSTPELMARVKAMLRRAKPEVLASLLRCGELELDRETHRVHRKGREIRLGPTEFKLLEFLMSSPGRVFSRSQLLDGVWGHDIYVDERTVDVHIGRLRKAVNIAAMSDVIRTVRGAGYSIET, translated from the coding sequence ATGATGCCAAGAGTTGCCGTTGTTGAAGATGAGGAAGCGATTTCCGAACTGCTGCGCTACAATCTTGAAGCCGAAGGTTTCGAGGTCGATGCCATCCTGCGGGGCGACGAGGCCGAGACCCGGCTGCGCGAGCGGGTGCCGGATCTGCTGATCCTCGACTGGATGTTGCCCGGCGTGTCCGGCATCGAGCTCTGCCGCCGCCTGCGCCAGCGCCCGGAGACCGAACGCCTGCCGATCATCATGCTGACGGCACGCGGCGAGGAAAGCGAAAGGGTGCGCGGCCTTTCGACCGGTGCCGATGACTATGTGGTCAAACCCTTTTCGACGCCGGAGCTGATGGCACGGGTGAAAGCCATGCTGCGGCGGGCCAAGCCGGAGGTTCTGGCAAGCCTGCTGCGCTGCGGCGAACTGGAACTTGACCGTGAAACCCACCGGGTTCACCGCAAGGGCCGGGAAATCCGGCTCGGGCCGACCGAGTTCAAGCTGCTGGAATTCCTGATGTCATCGCCGGGCCGGGTGTTTTCCCGCTCGCAGTTGCTCGATGGTGTCTGGGGTCATGACATCTATGTCGACGAGCGCACCGTCGACGTCCATATCGGCCGCCTGCGCAAGGCGGTCAATATTGCCGCCATGTCGGATGTCATTCGCACCGTGCGCGGGGCAGGCTACTCCATAGAGACCTGA
- a CDS encoding GcrA family cell cycle regulator gives MNWTDERVEKLKKLWSEGLSASQIAAQLGGVSRNAVIGKVHRLSLPGRAKAGGSAPSTAARTPKRTTSAPRAPNYAARATNAASTSTTTRTVTRAQGATMVREEVEIDAVEEMHFVPASNVVVPISRRLELVELTERTCKWPVGDPLKEDFHFCGNDSPDSSPYCGYHQKLAYQPVSDRRRAAR, from the coding sequence ATGAACTGGACAGACGAGCGCGTTGAAAAACTGAAGAAGCTGTGGTCCGAAGGTTTGAGCGCCAGCCAGATCGCCGCCCAGTTGGGTGGCGTCAGCCGCAATGCGGTCATCGGCAAGGTGCACCGTCTCAGCCTGCCGGGACGCGCCAAGGCCGGTGGTTCCGCGCCATCGACGGCAGCCCGTACGCCGAAACGCACGACATCGGCACCGCGCGCACCCAATTACGCCGCCCGCGCCACCAACGCCGCGTCCACGAGCACCACCACCCGCACCGTGACCCGCGCCCAGGGCGCCACCATGGTGCGCGAAGAGGTGGAAATCGACGCCGTCGAGGAAATGCATTTCGTGCCCGCCAGCAATGTGGTGGTGCCGATCTCACGCCGTCTGGAACTTGTGGAACTGACGGAACGCACCTGCAAATGGCCGGTCGGCGATCCCCTGAAGGAAGACTTCCATTTCTGCGGCAACGATTCCCCCGACAGTTCGCCCTATTGCGGCTATCACCAGAAACTGGCCTACCAGCCCGTCTCCGACCGCCGCCGCGCCGCCCGCTGA
- a CDS encoding aspartate aminotransferase family protein yields the protein MAASSQLYDTYNRTPLRFTHGKGAWLTTESGERYLDFAAGVAVNSLGHAHPYLIAALTAQAEKVWHLSNLYEIPGQEALARRLMDVTFADKVFFTNSGAEALECAIKTARRYHFAKGFPDRYRIITFEGAFHGRTTATIAAGGNEKYIEGFGPKAPGFDPVPFGDLDAVKAAITPDTAAILVEPVQGEGGIRPATNEFLRGLEALCREHGLLLVLDEVQCGVGRTGKLFAYEWSGISPDIMAVAKGIGGGFPLGACLATSEAASAMVAGTHGSTYGGNPLAMAVGQAVLDVVLADGFLDHVRDISLVFRQGLASLADRFPDVIAEIRGEGLMLGIRPVQPSSELLLAMRAEHLLGVPAGENVLRLLPPLTISAEDVREGLERIERAALSVRAANASKTA from the coding sequence ATGGCCGCAAGCAGCCAGCTTTACGATACCTATAACCGCACGCCGCTGCGTTTCACCCATGGCAAGGGGGCCTGGCTGACGACGGAAAGCGGTGAGCGCTATCTGGATTTTGCCGCAGGCGTTGCCGTCAATTCGCTCGGCCATGCCCATCCGTACCTGATCGCGGCGCTGACGGCACAGGCCGAAAAGGTCTGGCATCTCTCCAATCTCTATGAGATCCCCGGCCAGGAGGCGCTGGCGCGCCGGCTGATGGACGTGACCTTTGCCGACAAGGTGTTCTTCACCAATTCCGGTGCCGAGGCGCTGGAATGCGCGATCAAGACCGCGCGCCGCTACCATTTCGCCAAAGGCTTTCCGGACCGCTACCGCATCATCACCTTCGAGGGTGCCTTTCACGGTCGCACCACCGCCACCATCGCGGCGGGGGGCAACGAGAAATACATCGAGGGCTTCGGCCCGAAGGCCCCCGGCTTCGATCCGGTGCCCTTCGGCGATCTCGACGCCGTCAAGGCGGCCATCACCCCTGACACCGCCGCCATTCTGGTCGAGCCGGTGCAGGGCGAGGGCGGCATCCGTCCGGCAACGAACGAATTCCTGCGCGGGCTCGAAGCGCTCTGCCGCGAACATGGCCTGCTGCTGGTGCTGGACGAGGTGCAATGCGGCGTCGGCCGGACCGGCAAGCTGTTTGCCTATGAATGGTCGGGGATCAGCCCCGACATCATGGCGGTCGCCAAGGGGATCGGCGGCGGGTTCCCGCTGGGCGCTTGCCTTGCCACTTCAGAGGCTGCCTCCGCCATGGTCGCGGGCACCCATGGTTCGACCTATGGCGGCAATCCGCTGGCCATGGCCGTCGGCCAGGCGGTGCTCGACGTGGTGCTCGCGGACGGCTTCCTCGACCATGTCCGTGACATCTCGCTGGTCTTCCGGCAGGGGCTTGCCTCGCTGGCCGACCGGTTCCCCGATGTCATTGCCGAAATTCGCGGCGAGGGGCTGATGCTCGGTATAAGGCCGGTTCAGCCGTCCTCGGAACTGCTGCTGGCCATGCGCGCCGAACATCTGCTTGGCGTTCCCGCCGGCGAAAATGTCCTCCGCCTGCTGCCGCCCTTGACGATTTCCGCCGAGGACGTGCGCGAGGGTCTGGAGCGCATCGAGCGTGCCGCCCTGTCCGTGCGTGCCGCAAACGCATCCAAGACCGCCTGA
- the argF gene encoding ornithine carbamoyltransferase: MASPQHFIDLATTDAAALRRILEDAKLRKAATKAGTADKPLAGKMLAMIFEKPSTRTRVSFDVGMRQLGGETLFLSGTEMQLGRAETIGDTAKVLSRYVDAIMIRTTDHRRLLELAEHATVPVINGLTDDTHPCQIMADIMTFEEHRGPVSGKTIAWAGDGNNILHSLIEGSAQFGYRMNMAVPLGSEPHDKFLNWSRNHGGDLMLCHDAGRAVEGADCVVTDTWVSMNQEHKARGHNIFQPFQVNEALMQRAKPDALFMHCLPAHRGEEVTDAVIDGPQSVVFDEAENRLHAQKSVLAWCFGLV; the protein is encoded by the coding sequence ATGGCATCCCCCCAGCATTTCATCGATCTCGCCACCACCGACGCTGCCGCGCTGCGGCGCATTCTCGAGGATGCGAAACTGCGCAAGGCCGCCACAAAGGCCGGAACTGCGGACAAGCCGCTTGCCGGCAAGATGCTGGCGATGATCTTTGAAAAGCCCTCGACGCGCACCCGCGTCTCCTTCGATGTCGGCATGCGCCAGCTTGGCGGCGAAACGCTGTTTCTCTCCGGAACCGAAATGCAGCTTGGCCGTGCCGAAACCATCGGCGATACGGCCAAGGTGCTGTCGCGCTATGTCGATGCGATCATGATCCGCACCACCGACCACCGCCGCCTGCTCGAACTTGCCGAGCATGCGACCGTGCCCGTCATCAACGGCCTGACGGATGACACCCATCCCTGCCAGATCATGGCCGATATCATGACCTTTGAAGAGCATCGCGGCCCGGTCAGCGGCAAGACGATTGCCTGGGCGGGCGATGGCAACAATATCCTGCATTCGCTGATCGAAGGCTCCGCCCAGTTCGGCTACCGGATGAACATGGCGGTGCCGCTCGGCTCGGAGCCGCATGACAAGTTCCTGAACTGGTCGCGCAACCATGGCGGCGACCTGATGCTCTGCCATGATGCCGGGCGCGCGGTCGAAGGGGCCGACTGCGTCGTCACCGACACCTGGGTGTCGATGAACCAGGAGCACAAGGCGCGCGGCCACAACATCTTCCAGCCCTTCCAGGTCAACGAGGCGCTGATGCAGCGGGCAAAGCCCGATGCGCTGTTCATGCATTGCCTGCCCGCCCATCGCGGCGAGGAGGTGACGGACGCGGTGATCGATGGTCCGCAGTCGGTGGTTTTCGACGAGGCCGAAAACCGCCTGCACGCACAGAAATCGGTTCTCGCCTGGTGTTTCGGTCTGGTGTAA
- a CDS encoding Hsp33 family molecular chaperone, which produces MAEGATRLGEFGFAGDDHVVPFQVEGMDVRGRAVQLGPILDAILGRHDYPPAVARLLSEVVALSVLIGTSLKFDGKFTVQTRGDGPVDLLVVDFSTPSSVRAYARFRQEDLDAAIAAGASAPQDLLGKGVLAFTIDQGKFTQPYQGIVSLDGATLEEIAGTYFRQSEQIPTRVRLGSAEFYDRGADGKPRHHWRAGGVIVQFLPQAPERMRQPDLPGGDGDEVEMLIEEDDSWLEARALVETVDAAELTDPLVGAERLLFRLFHERGVRVYAPEVVEDRCSCSRDKIKGVLSGFSAEEVRDSLEDGAISVTCEFCSTTYRYEASEILPA; this is translated from the coding sequence ATGGCAGAAGGTGCCACAAGGCTCGGAGAATTCGGTTTCGCCGGAGATGACCATGTCGTGCCCTTCCAGGTGGAAGGCATGGATGTGCGCGGACGCGCGGTGCAGCTCGGCCCGATCCTCGACGCCATTCTTGGCCGTCACGATTATCCGCCGGCCGTTGCCCGCCTGCTGTCGGAAGTGGTGGCGCTCAGCGTGCTGATCGGCACCTCGCTGAAATTCGACGGCAAGTTCACGGTGCAGACCCGTGGCGACGGGCCGGTCGACCTGCTGGTGGTGGATTTCTCCACCCCGTCAAGCGTGCGCGCCTATGCCCGCTTCAGGCAGGAAGATCTTGACGCCGCGATTGCTGCCGGTGCCAGCGCCCCGCAGGACCTGCTCGGCAAGGGCGTGCTCGCCTTCACCATCGACCAGGGCAAGTTCACCCAGCCCTATCAGGGCATCGTCTCGCTTGACGGGGCGACGCTGGAGGAAATTGCCGGCACCTATTTCCGCCAGTCCGAACAGATCCCGACCCGCGTCCGTCTCGGTTCCGCCGAGTTCTATGACCGGGGCGCAGACGGCAAGCCGCGCCATCACTGGCGGGCGGGTGGCGTCATCGTGCAGTTTCTGCCGCAGGCCCCGGAGCGCATGCGCCAGCCGGACCTGCCCGGCGGTGACGGTGACGAGGTCGAGATGCTGATCGAGGAGGACGACAGCTGGCTCGAGGCCCGGGCGCTTGTCGAAACCGTCGATGCGGCCGAACTGACCGATCCGCTGGTCGGGGCAGAACGGCTGTTGTTCCGCCTGTTCCATGAACGGGGCGTACGGGTCTATGCACCGGAAGTGGTGGAAGATCGCTGCAGCTGCTCGCGCGACAAGATCAAGGGGGTCCTGTCGGGCTTCTCTGCCGAAGAGGTGAGGGACAGCCTGGAAGACGGGGCGATTTCCGTCACCTGCGAGTTCTGCTCGACCACCTATCGCTACGAGGCAAGCGAGATCCTGCCCGCCTGA
- the apaG gene encoding Co2+/Mg2+ efflux protein ApaG codes for MYRALTRGIEVVVEPYYLEEQSDPEDDRYVWGYRIVISNMSKEPVRLVSRYWHITDQNGQVDEVTGPGVIGEQPHLGPGDTYEYSSGCPLDTPSGMMFGRYQMESDRGELFDVDIPAFSLDVPGLTRILN; via the coding sequence ATGTACAGGGCCCTGACTCGGGGTATCGAGGTGGTTGTCGAACCCTATTATCTGGAGGAGCAATCCGACCCGGAAGATGATCGCTATGTCTGGGGCTACCGCATCGTCATTTCAAACATGTCGAAAGAGCCGGTGCGTCTCGTCAGCCGCTACTGGCACATCACCGACCAGAATGGTCAGGTCGACGAGGTCACTGGCCCCGGCGTGATCGGCGAGCAGCCGCATCTCGGCCCCGGCGACACCTACGAATATTCCTCGGGCTGCCCGCTTGACACCCCGTCAGGCATGATGTTCGGCCGCTATCAGATGGAAAGCGACCGGGGCGAGCTTTTCGATGTCGACATCCCCGCCTTCTCGCTGGATGTGCCGGGGCTTACCCGCATCCTGAACTGA
- a CDS encoding O-succinylhomoserine sulfhydrylase, which produces MSNSWRPATQLVHGGTTRSHHGETSEAIFLTQGFVYENSEAAEARFKGETDGFIYARYGSPTNDMFEKRMCMLEGAEDARATASGMAAVTAAILCQLKAGDHIVAARALFGSCRWVVETLAPKYGIGCTLIDGRDLANWEKAIQPNTKVFFLESPTNPTLEVIDIAGVVRLANQIGAKVVVDNVFATPLFQKPLELGAHIVVYSATKHIDGQGRCLGGVVLSDKKWIDENLHDYFRHTGPAMSPFNAWTLLKGIETLPLRVRQQTENAAKLADFLAEQKQVARVIYPGRKDHPQADIIAKQMSGGSTLVCFEMKGGKQAAFALQNALQIVRISNNLGDSKSLITHPATTTHKNLSDEARAELGISAGTVRLSAGIEDPADLIADFAAALSKVSA; this is translated from the coding sequence ATGAGCAATTCCTGGCGTCCCGCAACACAGCTCGTCCACGGCGGAACCACCCGCTCCCATCACGGCGAAACCTCGGAAGCGATCTTCCTGACCCAGGGCTTCGTCTATGAGAATTCCGAGGCCGCCGAGGCACGCTTCAAGGGCGAGACCGACGGTTTCATCTATGCCCGCTACGGCAGCCCGACCAATGACATGTTCGAAAAGCGGATGTGCATGCTGGAAGGCGCCGAAGATGCGCGCGCCACCGCGTCCGGCATGGCCGCCGTCACCGCCGCCATCCTCTGCCAGCTGAAGGCCGGCGATCACATCGTCGCCGCCCGCGCCCTGTTCGGCTCCTGCCGCTGGGTGGTGGAAACGCTGGCGCCGAAATATGGCATCGGCTGCACGCTGATCGATGGCCGCGATCTCGCCAACTGGGAAAAGGCGATCCAGCCGAACACCAAGGTGTTCTTCCTGGAAAGCCCCACCAATCCGACGCTCGAGGTGATCGACATTGCAGGCGTGGTGCGCCTTGCCAACCAGATCGGCGCAAAGGTCGTGGTTGACAATGTCTTCGCCACGCCGCTCTTCCAGAAGCCGCTGGAACTCGGGGCCCATATCGTCGTCTATTCCGCCACCAAGCATATCGATGGCCAGGGCCGCTGCCTTGGCGGTGTCGTGCTGTCGGACAAGAAATGGATCGACGAGAACCTGCATGACTATTTCCGCCACACCGGCCCGGCGATGTCGCCGTTCAATGCCTGGACGCTGCTGAAGGGGATCGAAACCCTGCCGCTTCGGGTGCGCCAGCAGACGGAGAATGCCGCAAAGCTTGCCGATTTCCTCGCCGAACAGAAGCAGGTGGCCCGGGTGATCTATCCCGGTCGCAAGGATCACCCGCAGGCCGATATCATCGCCAAGCAGATGTCCGGCGGCTCGACGCTGGTCTGTTTCGAGATGAAGGGTGGCAAGCAGGCGGCCTTTGCGCTGCAGAACGCGCTGCAGATCGTGCGGATTTCCAACAATCTCGGCGATTCCAAGAGCCTGATCACCCATCCCGCCACCACCACCCACAAGAACCTCAGCGATGAGGCCCGGGCGGAGCTCGGGATTTCGGCAGGCACGGTGCGGCTTTCGGCAGGCATCGAGGATCCGGCAGACCTGATTGCCGATTTCGCCGCCGCCCTGTCGAAGGTTTCGGCGTAA
- a CDS encoding 2'-deoxycytidine 5'-triphosphate deaminase produces MTRTTGILADSAIRTLFASGRLKSEAALDADQVQPASLDLRLGARALRVRASFMPGPGAKVSEKLARLTLHEISLEQGAVLETGCVYIVPLMESLDLPDGMSASANPKSSTGRLDIFTRVITDHAQEFDKIPAGYSGPLYLEISPRTFPVVVRRGSRLSQIRFRIGHSLIGEEDLLALHHAETLVASDAPNVAGGAIALSIDLKGTGPEGLVGYRGKHHTGVIDVDRKAAHDVLDFWEPLYSRGTDELILDPDEFYILVSREAVHVPPLYAAEMTPFDPLVGEFRVHYAGFFDPGFGHAGAGGTGSRAVLEVRSHEVPFILEHGQIVGRLVYEHMLARPEGLYGQQGSNYQAQGLKLSKHFKPPKLRPADGY; encoded by the coding sequence ATGACACGGACAACCGGCATTCTGGCCGACAGCGCGATCAGGACGCTGTTTGCCAGCGGCAGGCTGAAAAGCGAGGCGGCGCTCGACGCCGATCAGGTGCAGCCGGCAAGCCTCGACCTCAGGCTTGGTGCCAGGGCGCTGAGGGTGCGCGCCAGCTTCATGCCGGGGCCGGGTGCAAAAGTCTCCGAAAAGCTCGCCCGTCTGACACTCCATGAAATCAGCCTGGAGCAGGGCGCGGTGCTTGAAACCGGCTGCGTCTACATCGTGCCGCTGATGGAAAGCCTTGATCTGCCGGATGGCATGTCGGCCTCTGCCAATCCGAAAAGCTCGACCGGCCGCCTCGACATCTTCACCCGCGTCATCACCGATCACGCCCAGGAATTCGACAAGATCCCGGCCGGCTACAGCGGGCCGCTCTATCTGGAAATCTCGCCGCGCACTTTTCCGGTCGTGGTGCGCCGCGGGTCCCGCCTGTCGCAGATCCGCTTCCGGATCGGCCATTCGCTGATCGGGGAAGAGGATCTTCTGGCGTTGCACCATGCCGAAACCCTTGTCGCCAGCGATGCCCCGAATGTGGCGGGCGGCGCAATCGCGCTGTCGATCGACCTCAAGGGCACCGGACCGGAAGGGCTGGTCGGCTATCGCGGCAAGCACCATACCGGAGTGATCGACGTCGACCGCAAGGCCGCCCATGACGTGCTGGATTTCTGGGAGCCGCTCTATAGCCGGGGGACCGACGAGCTGATCCTCGATCCCGACGAATTCTACATCCTTGTGTCGCGCGAGGCCGTGCATGTGCCGCCGCTCTATGCCGCCGAAATGACCCCCTTCGATCCGCTGGTGGGCGAATTCCGGGTGCATTACGCCGGCTTCTTCGATCCGGGCTTTGGCCATGCGGGTGCCGGAGGCACCGGCAGCCGCGCGGTTCTCGAAGTGCGCAGCCATGAAGTGCCCTTCATTCTCGAACATGGCCAGATCGTCGGACGGCTGGTCTATGAACACATGCTCGCCCGCCCGGAAGGTCTCTACGGCCAGCAGGGCTCGAACTATCAGGCCCAGGGCCTGAAACTTTCCAAACACTTCAAGCCGCCCAAACTGCGCCCCGCCGACGGCTATTGA
- a CDS encoding AraC family ligand binding domain-containing protein, which produces MSGIVHFKSSERVFEPYGDASGRASISRLVGPEVSGSMGAGVARFDGCSIEWTVLYDELIVCLEGTFRLRVGDAVHECTVGDVLWIPENTPLRYEGDGATVFYALSPVDWRQRAGM; this is translated from the coding sequence ATGTCGGGCATTGTGCATTTCAAAAGCAGCGAGCGGGTGTTCGAGCCCTATGGCGATGCGTCCGGGAGGGCGTCGATCAGCCGTCTGGTAGGGCCGGAAGTGAGTGGATCGATGGGCGCAGGGGTGGCGCGGTTTGATGGCTGTTCCATCGAATGGACGGTTCTCTATGACGAATTGATCGTCTGCCTTGAGGGCACCTTTCGCCTGCGGGTCGGGGATGCCGTTCATGAATGCACCGTCGGCGATGTGCTGTGGATTCCGGAAAATACCCCGCTGCGCTACGAAGGCGATGGGGCGACCGTGTTCTACGCGCTGTCGCCGGTCGACTGGCGCCAGCGGGCGGGGATGTGA
- a CDS encoding FAD-dependent oxidoreductase: protein MADRPFPALFSPLTIRGKTIKNRILSTGHDTTLPTDDTVNAALIAYHKARAKGGVGLIITQVAGVHETARYTPHLLMATDDACIDGYRQLAEACHAEGCAIFSQLFHPGREIMESSDGLLAVAYAPSVSPNERFHVMPRALEPDLIREIIHGYAAAARRMYQAGLDGVEFVASHGYLPAQFLNPRVNQREDEYGGSPANRLRFLQETLLAMREATGDDFVIGMRISADERDEAGLAADEVLACCTGLEPLLDFVNVTAGTSASLGGAIHIVPPMAFRNAYLAGDAERIKRALTIPVFVAGRINQPQDAEMLIASGAADMCGMTRALICDPDMPNKAEGNRAETIRACIACNQACIGHFHRGYPISCIQHPETGRELRYGTLIMAPVAKSVMVVGGGPAGMKAAITAARRGHRVTLYERDSQLGGQARLAQLLPRRAEFGGIITNFAQEMEQHQVRVVKGISVDRALVERERPDTVVIATGAVPYLPELPDDGSVQVADAWQILRKQARPGRRVVIADWRGDWIGPGLAELLVKEGSDVELAVNGTHAGSMLPLYVRDNIAAELHRLQVRVTPYARLFGIDSGTVFLQHVVSGEPIQLENRDMLVLSLGHRPVDGLKQDLAGLGVEVLMAGDCLAPRTAEEAVHDGLKIGVAI, encoded by the coding sequence ATGGCGGATCGACCGTTTCCAGCACTGTTCTCGCCGCTCACCATCCGTGGCAAGACCATCAAGAACCGAATCCTGTCGACAGGGCACGACACCACCCTGCCCACCGATGATACGGTCAATGCGGCGCTGATTGCCTATCACAAGGCTCGCGCCAAAGGTGGGGTGGGCCTCATCATTACCCAGGTGGCCGGCGTGCATGAAACGGCACGCTACACCCCGCATCTGCTGATGGCCACCGATGACGCCTGCATCGACGGTTACCGGCAACTGGCGGAGGCCTGCCATGCGGAAGGCTGTGCGATTTTCTCGCAGCTGTTTCATCCGGGCCGGGAAATCATGGAAAGCAGCGACGGCCTGCTGGCGGTCGCCTATGCGCCTTCGGTGTCGCCCAACGAGCGCTTCCATGTCATGCCCCGCGCGCTGGAACCCGATCTCATCCGGGAAATCATCCACGGCTATGCCGCCGCCGCCCGGCGCATGTATCAGGCGGGCCTCGATGGCGTCGAATTCGTGGCAAGCCATGGCTATCTGCCCGCCCAGTTTCTCAACCCCCGCGTCAATCAGCGCGAGGATGAGTATGGCGGCAGTCCCGCAAACCGGCTGCGCTTCCTGCAAGAAACCCTTCTGGCGATGCGTGAGGCGACCGGCGACGATTTCGTGATCGGCATGCGGATCAGCGCGGACGAACGGGATGAGGCGGGGCTGGCGGCAGACGAGGTTCTTGCCTGCTGCACGGGCCTTGAACCGCTGCTGGACTTTGTCAATGTCACGGCGGGCACCTCGGCCTCGCTCGGCGGCGCGATCCACATCGTGCCACCCATGGCATTCCGGAACGCCTATCTGGCGGGGGACGCAGAGCGGATCAAGCGCGCGCTGACGATCCCGGTCTTCGTGGCCGGGCGGATCAACCAGCCGCAGGACGCCGAAATGCTGATTGCCAGCGGGGCAGCCGACATGTGCGGCATGACCCGGGCGCTGATCTGCGATCCCGACATGCCGAACAAGGCCGAAGGCAACCGGGCGGAGACGATCCGCGCCTGCATAGCCTGCAACCAGGCCTGTATCGGGCACTTCCACCGGGGCTATCCGATCTCCTGCATCCAGCATCCCGAAACCGGGCGGGAACTGCGCTACGGCACCCTGATAATGGCACCCGTGGCAAAATCGGTGATGGTTGTGGGCGGCGGCCCGGCGGGCATGAAGGCGGCGATCACGGCGGCCCGGCGCGGCCATCGGGTCACGCTCTACGAGCGCGACAGCCAGCTTGGAGGACAGGCAAGGCTTGCACAGCTTCTCCCGCGCCGGGCGGAATTCGGCGGCATCATCACCAATTTCGCGCAGGAAATGGAACAGCATCAGGTCCGGGTTGTCAAAGGCATCTCTGTAGATCGTGCCCTGGTCGAGCGCGAAAGGCCCGATACGGTCGTGATCGCGACGGGCGCCGTGCCCTATCTGCCGGAACTCCCCGATGACGGATCGGTGCAGGTCGCTGATGCCTGGCAGATCCTGCGCAAGCAAGCCCGGCCGGGCCGCCGGGTGGTGATTGCCGACTGGCGCGGCGACTGGATCGGTCCGGGCCTTGCAGAATTGCTGGTGAAGGAGGGCAGTGACGTCGAACTCGCCGTCAATGGCACCCATGCAGGTTCCATGCTGCCGCTCTACGTCCGCGACAATATCGCCGCCGAACTGCACAGGTTGCAGGTTCGTGTCACCCCCTATGCCCGCCTGTTTGGCATCGACAGCGGCACTGTCTTTCTGCAGCATGTCGTCAGCGGTGAACCCATCCAGCTGGAAAATAGGGACATGCTGGTCCTGTCGCTCGGCCACCGGCCGGTGGATGGTCTGAAGCA